A part of Olleya sp. Bg11-27 genomic DNA contains:
- a CDS encoding carbohydrate binding domain-containing protein translates to MKHFKYILSLFLIITAFVACQQDDDLLDLNAIAAPTNVAAFTTIAQGNSGIVTITPTGENVTSFIVYYGDGSETDSGVLNPGESTENAYLEGTYDIVITASGINGKTTTVAQTIVVSFQAPENLVVTIENDNAVSKQVNVTATADFAMSYDVDFGDAAGTIITTNIGEVTSFVYEAAGTYTITVTASSGSVDTISYSEAFEVTEILAPLTAAPIPPSRVAEDVVSIFSDAYTNITLNELPTDWSSTGFEATTVAGNNVWRFTNLDFVGMVSNYDNGIDISAMEMLHIDYWVPSGTDNELLVKIVNTIDGGEAVESLGATTGGSWQSIDVDMTGFDDGDLANTNKITQILIDADIVEDIVYIDNFYFYKQSATTGSFNDGLLTNGDFENGSNSWIVGVDDTAAAPVETNSGNTYYSYDVTSAGNSYDVNLSQKVEIIQGNTYTLTFNAWSDVNRAIVAGIGLSADPWSNDSQSVDITTTSTTYSITLSAAGFGAIDARVIFDLGAEVGMVNIDNVSLIIGTGNTVINGDFENGSDSWIIGVDDAAAAPVVTNSGNTFYSVNVEAEGNSYDVNVSQKLEIIQGNTYTLTFDAWSDVNRSVVAGIGLSADPWSNATETVAITTTRTTYTLTLIATDFGAPDARILFDLGAEIGTVNIDDVTLSSN, encoded by the coding sequence ATGAAACATTTTAAATATATTCTTAGTTTATTTTTAATAATTACAGCTTTTGTTGCTTGCCAACAGGACGACGATTTACTAGATCTAAATGCAATAGCGGCACCTACAAATGTGGCTGCATTTACCACTATAGCACAAGGTAATTCGGGTATAGTTACAATAACGCCAACAGGCGAAAATGTGACTAGCTTTATAGTCTATTATGGAGATGGTTCAGAGACTGATTCTGGTGTGTTAAATCCAGGAGAAAGTACTGAAAACGCTTATTTAGAAGGGACTTACGATATTGTTATTACTGCTTCAGGAATAAATGGAAAAACAACAACTGTAGCACAAACGATAGTGGTGTCTTTTCAAGCACCAGAAAACTTAGTCGTTACCATTGAAAATGATAACGCCGTTTCTAAACAAGTTAATGTTACTGCCACTGCAGATTTCGCTATGTCTTACGATGTCGATTTTGGAGATGCAGCCGGAACAATAATAACAACTAATATTGGAGAGGTGACTTCTTTTGTTTATGAAGCAGCTGGAACCTATACAATAACGGTAACCGCTAGTAGTGGTTCTGTAGATACAATTTCTTATTCAGAAGCGTTTGAAGTTACTGAGATATTAGCACCTTTAACTGCAGCGCCAATACCTCCTAGTCGAGTGGCAGAGGATGTTGTATCTATTTTTAGTGATGCGTATACTAATATAACATTAAATGAATTACCTACAGATTGGTCTTCTACTGGTTTTGAAGCGACAACTGTAGCTGGAAATAATGTTTGGAGATTTACAAATTTAGATTTTGTTGGAATGGTTAGTAATTATGATAATGGTATAGATATTTCTGCTATGGAAATGTTACATATCGATTACTGGGTACCTTCAGGAACTGATAACGAATTGTTAGTTAAAATTGTAAACACGATTGATGGCGGAGAAGCTGTAGAGTCTTTGGGTGCTACAACAGGTGGTTCTTGGCAAAGTATTGATGTTGATATGACTGGTTTTGATGATGGAGACCTTGCAAACACAAATAAAATCACGCAAATTTTAATTGACGCAGATATAGTTGAAGATATAGTTTATATAGACAACTTTTACTTTTATAAACAAAGTGCTACAACTGGTTCCTTTAATGATGGGCTATTAACTAATGGTGATTTTGAAAATGGGAGTAACTCTTGGATAGTAGGTGTAGACGATACAGCTGCTGCTCCAGTGGAGACAAATAGTGGTAATACATATTATTCTTATGACGTTACTTCAGCTGGTAATTCATACGATGTTAATTTAAGTCAAAAAGTAGAAATAATTCAAGGTAATACGTACACCTTAACCTTTAATGCGTGGTCAGACGTGAATAGAGCTATAGTAGCAGGAATTGGACTGAGTGCAGATCCATGGTCAAATGATTCGCAATCAGTGGATATTACAACAACTAGCACAACATATTCAATAACATTAAGCGCTGCAGGTTTTGGGGCGATTGATGCGCGTGTTATTTTTGATTTAGGTGCAGAAGTTGGTATGGTTAATATTGATAACGTATCTCTAATAATAGGAACAGGTAATACCGTTATTAATGGTGATTTTGAAAACGGAAGTGATTCTTGGATTATAGGTGTGGATGATGCAGCTGCAGCTCCAGTGGTGACAAATAGTGGTAATACTTTCTATTCCGTGAATGTTGAAGCAGAAGGAAATTCGTACGACGTAAATGTTAGTCAAAAACTAGAAATTATTCAAGGAAATACATACACCTTAACATTTGATGCTTGGTCAGATGTTAATAGGTCTGTTGTTGCTGGGATTGGATTAAGTGCAGATCCTTGGTCTAATGCTACAGAAACAGTTGCTATTACAACTACAAGAACTACTTATACACTTACTTTAATAGCTACAGATTTTGGAGCTCCAGACGCTCGTATCCTTTTTGATTTAGGAGCAGAAATAGGGACCGTTAATATTGATGACGTTACATTATCAAGTAACTAA
- a CDS encoding RagB/SusD family nutrient uptake outer membrane protein, giving the protein MKNYKYTFLLLVSVFATISCSDDFVDVESPNENSENYFNSESDYQNALTGAYDLLQSTYLNVMLGEIASDNTLAGGESATDTPGIQQIDDMIHTSNNVQLRSIWGWMFAGVNRANYILEFQNKAEFTGKENVLAQAKFLRAYYYFELVKWFGDVPLVVDQRFVFGDQFLVDRTPKEEIYAQIELDLLYAADNLPYVQSQTGRITKGAAQALLGKTYLYQDKFGAAALVLEDLINSGPYSLVADYTTIFENDNENNMESVFEVQYSDLEGAGFECLQCSEGNVAVGFNGVRNYDGPLFDSGFSFNVPTQEVVDEFESDDPRLETAILDINAWATATGATFGTGNEHTGYFNRKYIARQGDSNIGDQNLTNPNNYRAIRFAEVLLMAAEALNRGSIAEDRAQNYLNIVRQRAFGDMDHNITLSGTALTQAIYHERRVELVGEGHRFFDLVRTGRAASEIDGFITGKHEVFPIPQIEIELTGNRWTQNSGY; this is encoded by the coding sequence ATGAAAAACTATAAATATACATTCTTACTGTTAGTTTCGGTTTTTGCTACTATTTCTTGTAGTGATGATTTTGTAGATGTTGAATCTCCAAACGAAAATTCTGAAAACTATTTTAATTCAGAATCAGATTATCAAAATGCTTTAACAGGTGCTTATGATTTGTTGCAATCCACTTATTTAAATGTTATGCTAGGTGAAATCGCTTCAGATAATACATTGGCAGGAGGAGAAAGTGCTACGGATACTCCAGGTATTCAGCAGATAGACGATATGATACATACCTCTAATAATGTGCAACTACGCTCAATTTGGGGTTGGATGTTTGCTGGTGTTAACCGTGCCAATTACATTTTAGAGTTTCAAAATAAAGCAGAGTTTACTGGAAAAGAAAATGTGTTGGCGCAAGCTAAGTTTTTAAGAGCTTATTACTACTTTGAATTAGTAAAGTGGTTTGGAGATGTGCCTTTAGTAGTCGATCAACGTTTTGTGTTTGGAGATCAATTTTTGGTAGATAGAACACCAAAAGAAGAGATCTATGCTCAAATCGAGTTAGATTTATTATATGCAGCAGATAATTTGCCTTACGTACAATCTCAAACAGGTCGTATTACCAAAGGTGCTGCACAAGCTTTATTAGGTAAAACCTATTTGTATCAAGATAAATTTGGTGCTGCAGCTTTAGTTTTAGAAGACTTAATAAATTCTGGGCCTTATAGTTTAGTCGCAGATTATACGACCATTTTTGAAAATGATAATGAGAATAATATGGAGTCTGTTTTTGAAGTGCAATACTCCGATTTAGAGGGGGCAGGTTTTGAATGCTTACAGTGTAGTGAAGGTAATGTCGCTGTTGGGTTTAATGGTGTGCGTAATTATGATGGACCATTATTTGATTCGGGATTTAGTTTCAATGTGCCAACGCAAGAAGTCGTTGATGAGTTTGAGAGTGACGATCCAAGACTGGAGACCGCTATTTTAGATATTAATGCTTGGGCAACTGCAACAGGAGCAACTTTTGGAACAGGAAATGAACATACAGGATATTTTAATAGAAAATATATAGCACGTCAAGGCGATTCTAATATTGGTGATCAAAATTTAACAAACCCTAATAACTACAGAGCTATACGTTTTGCAGAGGTATTGTTGATGGCTGCAGAAGCTTTAAACAGAGGGTCTATTGCAGAGGATAGAGCTCAAAATTATCTTAATATCGTTAGACAGCGTGCTTTTGGAGATATGGATCATAATATTACATTATCAGGGACTGCACTAACACAAGCTATTTATCATGAACGTCGTGTTGAGTTAGTTGGAGAAGGTCATCGTTTTTTCGATTTAGTTAGAACAGGACGTGCTGCTTCAGAAATTGATGGGTTTATCACAGGAAAACATGAAGTATTTCCTATTCCACAAATAGAGATCGAATTAACAGGTAATCGCTGGACTCAAAACTCAGGTTATTAA